GTCTGGCTGCCACAGCATCTCTGATTTCAATGATAGCCACTGTTCCGAAATATGGTATAGGTCGGCTTCTGAGAATTAAGGCCTGTATTTCATTCAGCTCAATTTCAACTTTATTGGGATTAAAAATCCGCTTTAAAAATTCCAATGCCATAGGTTAGATTTTATTTGCTTCGTCAATTGCCTTATTCAGTCCTTTAATGATTTTATCATTTCTCCTTATATCATTCACCGTAAGATGCGGAACACCTACATACCAACCTGTCGCGGTAATCTGATGGTCTAGAATAAACTGTTTTACACTCGGGTTTTTTATGCCTGGCCAGCCTTCTACATTCCCAAAAATGATGTCCATCAGCTGCGGAATTTTTGTGGCGAAATCATCAATATAAGCATCCCAGTCGCCATCGTAAGCCGTGCAGAAAAGAATCTTGCTATCGTTATCAAACAAAACTATACGAAGGTCATGCAGGGTTCCTACTTTGGTTGCGCCTTTCAGATCCCCACCTGCAATTTCCATTATGGTTCTGAGATTTTCTGCACCTCCGGGTTTTAGGTCTGCCATCGCAGTTAACTCAGATACACGGCCGGATCTTAACCCTTTTCTTCCGGCAGATGTAGTGGAATGGTCATAACCATCATCGATACCTTCACTGAAATTCGCCTTTGCTAGCTCGGCAGCCAATTTTACTTTGTCTATGAAACTCATAATTAAGATTTTTGATTAATTATTCACATTGTTTTTTGAGATAAAAACAATAATTTTAAAGAGTGTACTACAAATGTAAAGCCACAGGCAGCCTTAAAAATATACCAAAATTCGTATATTATGTACTAAAACTCCCTAATCCCACCTATTTGCTTTAAAAGCTTCAATTGATAAAAGGAAATATCTTATCTTTAATCTTGTTGTAATTTTGAGAGAATAAAACCTATTTAACTATAAAAAATCAATCTTTAATAATTGAGATTTCTCAATATTTACTCAATAGAACATTCAAAACAAAAACCTTCCTCAAAACAGGAAGATTGCAACAATTAAATTTAATTATAATGGATTTTTTGTAAGAATAGTTAAACGCAAAAATACAATGAAATTTGCCAATATTAAATTTTTAATGAAACTGTGCTGTTTCTGTAGAATCTCTCATCGCCACTGTTGCTGCCGAACCATTGGTTACAATATTTTGAATTTCATCAAAATATCCTGTCCCAACAAAAGACTGATGTTTTACCGCTCTGAAACCCTGCTTCTGCAAAGCAAATTCGCGTTCCTGCAATTCAGAATAACCTGCCATTCCTTTTTCTTTATATGCCAAAGCTAATTCAAACATCGCAGTATTCAAAGCATGAAAACCAGCCAATGTAATAAACTGGAATTTGTAACCCATTTTTCCCAATTCTTCTCGGAAATTCAGCATTTCATCGACACTTAATTTTGCAGCCCAATTAAAAGAAGGTGAACAGTTATAAGCCAACATTTTATCTGGAAATTTTGTACGAATTCCTTCTGCAAATTTTCTTGCCATCTCCAGATCCGGATTTGACGTTTCCATCCAGATCAAATCGGCATAAGGAGCATAAGATAAACCTCTGTCAATTCCCTGCTCTACACCATTTTTCACAACATAGAAACCTTCGGAAGTTCTTTTCCCTGTCACAAACTTTTTATCCCTGTCATCAATATCTGAAGTCAACAAATCTGCCGCATCTGCATCTGTTCTAGCAATAATTACAGTCGGTACTCCCAAAACATCTGCTGCTAAACGAGCCGATATTAGCTTATTAACCGCTTCTTGAGTCGGAACCAAAACTTTTCCACCCAAATGCCCACATTTTTTCGCAGAAGATAACTGATCTTCAAAATGTACTGCTGCCGCTCCCGCCTCAATCATTTGCTTCATTAATTCATAAGCATTTAAATTTCCGCCAAAACCTGCTTCTGCATCGGCGATTATTGGAACTAAATATTCTTTTTCTCCACCTCCGTTTACGGATTGAATTTGATCTGCCCTTAATAATGCATTATTTATTTTCTTCACAACAGAAGGTACTGAATTCGATGGGTACAAAGATTGATCGGGATACATTTCACCAGACAAATTAGCATCTGCTGCAACTTGCCAACCTGAAAGATAAATTGCTTCCAGCCCCGCATCAACTTCCTGAACCGCTTGATTTCCAGTTAAAGCTCCTAATCCGGCAACAAAATCCTGAGAATTGAGTTTTGTCCAGAATTTCTTTGACATTTCGGTAGCAATCGTATAATCTAATTGGTAAGAACCTCGAAGTTTCAGTACATCTTCGGCTGTGTAAGGTCTTTTCACGCCATTCCAACGTGGATTATCCAGCCAATCTTTTTCTAATTCCTGAATTTTTTCCTGTTTTGTTTTCATAATATTTGGAGTTTAAAATTTTCTTCAAGTTGCGAGATCTGAGATTTCAAGTGAAACTATTCGAATTGAAATGTGGAAAAATTTTGTGCGAGAACTTTTCTTATTAAAAATTTCTAATTCTATTTTAAATAAACAGATACGCTTTCAATGTTAAAAATTCAACAAAGTTTTCACAGAAAATCAATTCGTTAAAAAGTTCTTTTGCCAGAGTAAATTTTCCGTTTTTGAAACGTTCTTCACCGACATATTTTTCAATTCTTTCCAGTTCCTCAAATTCCCATTGAAGAATCATTTCCCTGGTCAGTTTTCTTTCATCATTTAGAAATGCTTCATTTTTCAGCCATTGCCAAACTTGAGTCCTTGAAATTTCAGCAGTTGCCGCATCTTCCATCAGATTATAAATCGCAGCTGCACCTACTCCCATTAACCAAGATTCGATATACAGAATTCCGACGTTGATATTTTTTCGGACACCCTGTTCGG
The sequence above is a segment of the Chryseobacterium sp. MYb264 genome. Coding sequences within it:
- the aceA gene encoding isocitrate lyase, whose product is MKTKQEKIQELEKDWLDNPRWNGVKRPYTAEDVLKLRGSYQLDYTIATEMSKKFWTKLNSQDFVAGLGALTGNQAVQEVDAGLEAIYLSGWQVAADANLSGEMYPDQSLYPSNSVPSVVKKINNALLRADQIQSVNGGGEKEYLVPIIADAEAGFGGNLNAYELMKQMIEAGAAAVHFEDQLSSAKKCGHLGGKVLVPTQEAVNKLISARLAADVLGVPTVIIARTDADAADLLTSDIDDRDKKFVTGKRTSEGFYVVKNGVEQGIDRGLSYAPYADLIWMETSNPDLEMARKFAEGIRTKFPDKMLAYNCSPSFNWAAKLSVDEMLNFREELGKMGYKFQFITLAGFHALNTAMFELALAYKEKGMAGYSELQEREFALQKQGFRAVKHQSFVGTGYFDEIQNIVTNGSAATVAMRDSTETAQFH